One Desulfobulbus propionicus DSM 2032 DNA segment encodes these proteins:
- a CDS encoding response regulator, whose product MALTSLFADLVDPLGELAALLAHLEQETDALSFFCLNQSGHHVASEHFPLSAQQAIAHIDENEKKSSELIFTVQGHIFSLLVVPDLQSYVLATPHGPAARDAELWISTIIRLAVRLFLSHRETVETINRLRIQKKQFDRKSAVLEKKFQDIMVENEQNYLKIQEQQRNYSETLQAEIRQQTAELRAAKKEAEAANIAKSEFLAAMSHEIRTPMNGIIGFTDMLLDTGLDEEQQEFAQTIKRSASALLSLINDILDFSKVEAGKLDLECIPFDPEITAQDVCDLVRPKVASRPIEVLCRIDDTLPANVMGDPGRYRQVLVNLMGNSAKFTKKGELELAIAVDDETEETITLHARIRDTGIGIPEEKLESIFEAFRQADGSTTREYGGTGLGLSICRKIAALMHGHVWAESELDVGSTFHFTATLNKAPQQRIKRFNRVSLANKRVLVVDDNLTNLSILRHILMAAELHVVAIHDSSNVRSVLQQAIENHALFDLIILDIQMPAPDGYALAHIIRHELAETATIPLLAYTSSTERNAQRCKEAGFDAFLTKPTRREILFKTIEKLLDPEEVIETAPTKETFITQYSVREEIKQSIRILLAEDNPVNQKLAVLILNKAGYQVEVASNGRKAVDLFTRRPENFDLILMDIQMPEMDGLAATKELRSRGFNTVPIVAMTANAMKGDREICLKAGMNDYITKPVKREIIFEIIEKWLHRELGR is encoded by the coding sequence GTGGCGCTGACCTCTCTGTTTGCCGATCTCGTCGATCCCCTTGGTGAATTGGCCGCCTTGCTCGCGCACCTGGAACAGGAGACGGATGCCCTCTCGTTCTTCTGCCTCAATCAATCTGGACACCATGTCGCTTCTGAACATTTTCCTCTTTCTGCCCAGCAGGCGATAGCGCATATCGACGAAAACGAAAAAAAATCATCGGAGCTCATCTTCACCGTCCAAGGGCACATCTTCTCCCTCTTGGTGGTCCCGGACCTGCAAAGCTATGTGTTGGCAACCCCGCATGGCCCGGCCGCACGGGATGCCGAATTGTGGATATCCACCATCATTCGCCTTGCGGTTCGACTGTTTCTTTCCCATCGGGAAACTGTGGAAACGATCAACAGGCTCCGTATTCAAAAGAAACAATTTGATCGGAAGTCCGCTGTGCTGGAAAAGAAATTCCAGGATATCATGGTGGAGAACGAACAAAATTACTTAAAAATACAGGAGCAGCAACGCAACTATTCCGAAACACTGCAGGCGGAAATCAGACAGCAAACAGCTGAGTTACGTGCGGCAAAAAAGGAAGCTGAAGCCGCCAATATCGCCAAAAGCGAATTTCTGGCAGCGATGAGCCATGAGATTCGCACACCGATGAACGGCATTATTGGCTTTACCGACATGCTGCTCGATACCGGTCTGGACGAAGAGCAACAAGAATTTGCGCAGACCATCAAACGAAGCGCCAGTGCCCTCCTGTCCCTCATCAATGACATTCTCGATTTTTCCAAGGTTGAAGCGGGCAAGCTCGACCTCGAATGCATTCCTTTTGATCCCGAAATCACGGCGCAGGATGTGTGTGACCTGGTCAGGCCCAAGGTCGCCTCCCGGCCGATAGAGGTGCTCTGCCGAATTGACGACACCTTGCCGGCCAACGTCATGGGTGATCCTGGACGATACCGTCAGGTTTTAGTCAATCTGATGGGTAATTCGGCCAAATTCACCAAGAAAGGCGAATTGGAGCTGGCGATAGCGGTTGATGACGAAACGGAAGAGACAATTACCCTGCACGCCCGTATTCGCGATACAGGAATCGGTATTCCCGAAGAGAAACTCGAATCCATATTCGAGGCGTTTCGCCAGGCGGATGGTTCCACGACCCGTGAATACGGGGGGACGGGCCTCGGCCTGTCCATCTGCCGCAAAATCGCCGCCCTGATGCACGGTCACGTCTGGGCGGAAAGTGAACTCGATGTCGGTAGCACCTTCCATTTCACCGCCACATTGAACAAGGCTCCCCAACAGCGAATCAAACGATTCAACCGCGTCAGCTTGGCCAACAAGCGGGTCTTGGTCGTTGACGACAATCTGACCAACCTCAGCATCCTCCGGCATATTCTCATGGCGGCCGAACTGCATGTTGTCGCCATCCATGACAGTAGCAACGTTCGATCGGTGTTGCAGCAGGCCATCGAGAATCACGCTTTGTTTGATCTGATCATCCTGGATATTCAGATGCCTGCGCCGGATGGATACGCGCTTGCCCATATCATCCGACACGAGCTTGCGGAAACGGCTACAATCCCTTTGCTGGCTTACACCTCTTCGACAGAAAGAAACGCGCAACGGTGCAAGGAAGCGGGATTTGACGCCTTCCTCACGAAACCGACCCGACGGGAAATTCTCTTTAAAACCATCGAAAAACTTCTGGACCCCGAAGAGGTGATCGAAACTGCTCCCACCAAAGAAACCTTTATCACCCAATACAGCGTCCGCGAAGAGATAAAGCAATCGATACGAATCCTGCTTGCCGAAGACAATCCGGTTAATCAGAAACTTGCCGTCCTCATTCTGAACAAGGCCGGTTATCAGGTTGAGGTCGCCAGCAATGGTCGCAAAGCCGTCGATCTATTTACCCGACGCCCGGAAAATTTCGACCTGATCCTGATGGACATTCAGATGCCGGAGATGGATGGCCTGGCCGCCACCAAAGAGTTGCGAAGCAGGGGGTTCAACACGGTTCCCATCGTCGCCATGACCGCCAATGCCATGAAGGGGGATAGGGAAATCTGCCTGAAGGCAGGCATGAACGACTACATTACCAAGCCAGTGAAACGAGAAATTATTTTTGAGATTATCGAGAAATGGCTGCATCGGGAATTGGGAAGATAG
- a CDS encoding YihY/virulence factor BrkB family protein: MEDASGLSSANAAPTAHMGRRGRFHLWAFSPASSSRRVDCFFRLCARLLLIMHQEFIRTHLALRAAALTYSILLSLVPILALSTSILKGLGNDEQLKTTIVRFIDQWEPPIRSEGGGDITATSPPSADVTITSGASNDRVPSPISTNLHRAVDLIFQYVDRTNFAALGIIGIIGLIGVIFLVLSSIEEAMNAIWHTHKGRSLSRKLMDYLGLLLLLPLSLNVALAAEAILANERIMRQLSMIIPSAWMAALFFKLVPFMFIVLTLMIMYLFFPHTKVHSGAALTGALFASFFWFVFQKMYITLQIGVANYNAIYGSFASIPLFLIWLQIGWTFILLGASLAYAIQHQHHYRFSISPASPQKQLQLAFDILHLVYKNFDNRHPTSIAALENNLPGNTGPDIQKVISLLVQGGLLRVTEHQTEESLLPVTPADRMSASEVVRLVLGGESGPSHGGQLAAEAITAASDALNGSFSQFSSRRRDHENSITTDHS; the protein is encoded by the coding sequence ATGGAGGATGCGTCTGGTTTATCATCCGCAAACGCCGCGCCGACAGCTCACATGGGCCGGCGTGGCCGTTTTCATCTGTGGGCCTTTTCGCCCGCCTCATCCAGCCGACGCGTTGATTGCTTTTTTCGCTTGTGCGCGCGCTTGCTGCTCATCATGCATCAGGAATTTATACGCACCCACCTGGCGCTTCGAGCCGCGGCCCTCACCTATTCCATCCTTCTTTCCCTTGTCCCCATTCTGGCCTTGAGCACGTCCATTCTCAAGGGATTGGGCAACGATGAACAGCTCAAAACAACCATTGTTCGATTTATTGATCAGTGGGAACCGCCAATCCGTTCAGAAGGCGGTGGCGATATAACAGCCACCTCGCCACCCAGCGCTGATGTGACCATCACCAGCGGTGCTTCCAACGACCGGGTCCCCTCGCCGATCTCGACCAACCTGCACCGTGCCGTTGATCTTATTTTTCAGTATGTTGACCGAACAAACTTTGCCGCGTTGGGGATTATCGGCATCATTGGCTTGATCGGGGTCATTTTTCTCGTTCTGTCTTCGATCGAGGAGGCCATGAATGCCATCTGGCATACGCACAAAGGGCGGTCCCTATCCCGAAAGCTCATGGATTATCTGGGCCTGCTCCTCCTCCTCCCCCTCTCGCTCAATGTAGCCTTAGCCGCCGAGGCCATTCTTGCCAACGAACGTATCATGCGACAGTTGAGCATGATCATCCCCTCGGCCTGGATGGCGGCCTTGTTTTTCAAGCTGGTTCCTTTCATGTTCATCGTCCTCACCCTGATGATCATGTACCTCTTTTTTCCCCACACCAAGGTCCATTCGGGGGCGGCACTCACGGGTGCGCTGTTCGCCTCCTTCTTTTGGTTCGTTTTTCAAAAGATGTATATCACCCTGCAAATAGGAGTCGCCAATTACAACGCGATCTACGGCTCCTTTGCCTCCATTCCGCTCTTCCTGATCTGGCTGCAAATTGGCTGGACATTTATCCTGCTTGGCGCTTCCCTTGCCTATGCGATCCAACACCAACATCACTATCGCTTTTCGATTAGTCCCGCCTCGCCGCAAAAACAGCTGCAATTGGCCTTTGACATTCTGCACCTTGTCTACAAAAATTTCGACAATCGCCACCCCACCTCCATCGCCGCATTGGAAAACAATCTTCCCGGAAACACCGGCCCGGACATTCAGAAGGTGATTTCACTTCTCGTGCAAGGTGGTTTGCTTCGCGTAACCGAGCATCAAACGGAAGAGTCATTGCTGCCTGTGACTCCGGCGGACAGAATGTCTGCCAGCGAGGTGGTTCGGCTGGTCCTTGGCGGTGAAAGCGGGCCCTCTCACGGCGGGCAATTGGCTGCAGAGGCGATCACTGCTGCAAGCGATGCCCTCAATGGCAGTTTTTCACAATTCAGCTCCCGTCGTCGCGATCATGAAAACAGCATCACCACAGACCATTCATAG
- a CDS encoding ParB/RepB/Spo0J family partition protein: protein MAVFHNSAPVVAIMKTASPQTIHRILGSNNILLIVADGYNAPNNTQPGNFIASLALSMAEKLACYAVVNAKYKREIMDLSHVTTVQERPKVRDSFLLPIKKFKEEIVGNGLLPLVLILQAMPPKEHCEDMILFGYGQGQRASSAAPHRPTISPSLLAKIRMAVEDQHLRTAIAPTNSAYCGREQQHLNQLFRQKQYQDFYDPEVRSLLLTFRHDLISQRQTAESIALMLAPALEQFCQSMSLVRNIDINNIDTTNDEDLQYIFRLQGDSRYSDVLRESYIEELASSIDRNGLLHPLVLLKKNDGRYKILCGFRRFQALKRLHQPLVEAKVYQESDFSPEDFFNISLAENTRRRNLNPIEIGNFLESASNTLGLSNVELAEQFGDTLGIGKPGQKVSHSTIHKYRKVNQIRLRGESPEIISDVVNEKLQFSIAAELLAPIKNSEDRDALYAHIVKPFMPTRPQLTKLLNLLEQDSLRLHETIATPQVQRSIAKALASPQPVTTLIRLLGKKSDATTGEHKALLDAKVRGIRRRCFGENASKRDFNITPAARAGGDELIVQFRLKKGETQRTLELLANALTQDDLFAEEPSA from the coding sequence ATGGCAGTTTTTCACAATTCAGCTCCCGTCGTCGCGATCATGAAAACAGCATCACCACAGACCATTCATAGAATCCTCGGCAGCAACAATATCCTGCTCATTGTCGCCGATGGCTACAATGCGCCGAACAACACACAGCCTGGCAATTTCATTGCCAGCCTGGCACTCAGCATGGCAGAAAAACTTGCCTGCTATGCGGTGGTGAATGCCAAATACAAAAGAGAAATCATGGATCTCTCCCATGTGACAACTGTTCAAGAACGCCCCAAGGTGCGAGATTCGTTTCTTTTGCCCATAAAAAAATTTAAGGAGGAAATAGTCGGCAACGGCTTACTGCCGCTGGTCCTGATTCTGCAAGCCATGCCACCCAAAGAGCACTGCGAGGACATGATTCTCTTCGGCTACGGCCAAGGACAACGTGCTTCGTCTGCAGCACCCCACCGCCCGACGATTTCCCCTTCCCTGCTTGCAAAAATTCGCATGGCTGTTGAAGATCAGCACTTGCGGACTGCAATCGCACCAACCAATTCCGCTTACTGCGGCAGGGAACAACAGCACCTCAATCAACTCTTTCGCCAAAAACAGTATCAGGATTTCTACGATCCGGAAGTCCGCTCGCTCTTGCTGACATTCCGACACGATTTGATCAGCCAGCGGCAAACAGCGGAATCCATCGCCTTGATGCTGGCTCCTGCGCTTGAACAATTCTGCCAATCCATGTCCCTGGTGCGAAATATCGACATCAACAATATCGACACAACAAACGATGAGGATCTCCAGTACATATTTCGTTTGCAGGGCGATAGCCGCTATTCCGATGTATTGCGGGAATCATACATCGAGGAACTGGCCAGCTCAATTGATCGCAACGGGCTTCTTCACCCTTTGGTTTTATTGAAAAAAAACGACGGTCGATATAAAATCCTCTGCGGTTTCAGAAGATTTCAAGCCTTGAAGAGGCTGCATCAGCCCCTTGTTGAAGCAAAGGTTTATCAGGAGAGTGATTTCTCTCCCGAAGATTTTTTCAACATCTCGCTTGCGGAGAACACCCGACGTCGGAATCTCAACCCCATTGAAATAGGGAATTTCCTCGAATCGGCCAGCAACACGTTGGGGCTCAGCAACGTGGAACTTGCTGAGCAATTCGGCGACACACTCGGGATCGGCAAACCGGGCCAAAAGGTTTCCCATTCAACCATTCATAAATATCGCAAAGTCAATCAAATCCGCTTGCGTGGCGAGTCACCGGAAATCATTTCCGATGTGGTCAATGAAAAGCTACAGTTTTCCATTGCCGCCGAATTACTCGCGCCAATCAAAAACAGTGAAGATCGCGATGCGCTGTACGCGCATATCGTCAAGCCGTTTATGCCGACTCGGCCGCAGTTAACCAAATTGCTCAACCTGCTCGAGCAGGATTCCCTTCGTTTACACGAGACCATCGCCACGCCCCAGGTTCAACGGTCTATTGCCAAGGCATTGGCATCTCCCCAGCCCGTGACCACGCTCATCAGATTGCTCGGCAAAAAATCAGACGCAACCACGGGGGAGCACAAGGCACTGCTCGACGCAAAAGTACGCGGTATTCGCCGCAGGTGTTTTGGCGAGAATGCCAGTAAACGCGATTTTAATATCACTCCGGCCGCTCGTGCAGGGGGCGACGAGCTGATTGTTCAATTTCGCTTGAAAAAAGGGGAAACTCAGCGAACCCTTGAACTCCTGGCAAACGCACTCACCCAAGACGACTTGTTTGCCGAGGAACCATCAGCCTGA
- a CDS encoding molybdopterin-binding protein produces MNEESLKKVVPVAEAVGMVLPHDITEIVKDEFKGRAFKKGHVIRPEDVEHLRRLGKEHIYVLRLSQDEIHENEAALLMAEALAGPGTEYSREIVEGKVSIVAATDGLLKINRESLYRLNVLGEVMCATLQDNTPVEKGEQVAASRMIPLVGKRKVVDEAVAIASSGTPIIQVRPLAKVEAGLVITGSEVFHGRIEDKFEQVLRDKLTRLGSDVIRVGFAPDDPGLIADEIRKCLEAGAELIVTSGGMSVDPDDVTRIGIKEAGAKAMVYGTPVLPGAMFLVGRIGRVPVLGVPACGMFHKITVLDLVLPRVLTGEFIGRDELATLGHGGLCRNCTRCQYPVCSFGKA; encoded by the coding sequence ATGAACGAAGAATCGCTGAAAAAAGTTGTACCGGTGGCAGAGGCGGTGGGCATGGTATTGCCCCATGATATCACCGAGATCGTCAAGGACGAATTTAAGGGACGCGCCTTTAAAAAAGGCCATGTGATCCGGCCTGAAGATGTGGAGCACCTCCGTCGGCTCGGCAAGGAACACATTTATGTGCTTCGGTTGAGTCAGGATGAAATCCATGAAAACGAGGCGGCGCTGCTGATGGCTGAAGCCTTGGCGGGTCCTGGGACGGAGTATTCCCGGGAGATTGTCGAGGGCAAGGTCAGCATCGTGGCGGCAACCGATGGTCTGCTCAAGATCAATCGGGAGTCGTTGTACCGGTTGAACGTGCTGGGCGAGGTCATGTGCGCCACGTTGCAAGACAATACCCCAGTCGAAAAAGGCGAGCAGGTGGCTGCTTCCCGGATGATTCCACTGGTCGGCAAGCGGAAAGTGGTGGACGAGGCCGTTGCGATCGCTTCCTCGGGAACGCCGATAATTCAAGTGCGACCGCTTGCAAAAGTAGAGGCTGGGTTGGTGATCACCGGGAGCGAGGTGTTCCACGGGCGTATCGAGGATAAGTTCGAACAGGTCCTGCGTGATAAATTGACTCGGCTAGGGTCTGATGTGATCCGGGTGGGTTTTGCACCGGACGACCCGGGACTCATTGCCGACGAGATCCGCAAATGTCTCGAGGCCGGTGCGGAATTGATCGTCACCTCCGGCGGCATGTCGGTGGACCCGGATGATGTCACTCGCATTGGCATCAAGGAGGCCGGAGCCAAGGCAATGGTCTACGGTACGCCGGTGCTGCCGGGAGCCATGTTTCTCGTCGGCCGGATCGGCCGGGTCCCGGTCCTGGGGGTGCCAGCTTGCGGCATGTTTCACAAGATCACTGTGTTGGATTTGGTGTTGCCGCGTGTCCTCACCGGGGAATTCATTGGTCGCGATGAACTGGCGACACTTGGACACGGTGGTCTGTGCCGCAACTGCACTCGCTGCCAGTATCCGGTGTGCAGTTTCGGCAAGGCATGA
- a CDS encoding Trm112 family protein: MIKQELLEILACPQCKGPVELNPESNGIVCRACGLLYPVRDDIPIMLIDEAKPLDKE, from the coding sequence ATGATCAAACAAGAACTGCTGGAAATACTGGCCTGCCCGCAATGCAAGGGGCCGGTTGAATTGAACCCGGAAAGCAACGGCATTGTTTGCCGGGCCTGCGGCCTGCTCTACCCGGTACGCGACGATATCCCGATCATGCTGATCGACGAGGCCAAGCCGCTGGATAAAGAATGA
- the ppsA gene encoding phosphoenolpyruvate synthase, producing MENRHDTALILWFDEIGIEDVPMVGGKNASLGEMHQKLTSKGVAVPNGYAITAYAYRYLLQEAGVEAAIRDALAGLDTHDLHNLQARGAKVRNIIRNAEFPADLRQAIISAYQKMEEEYGQNVDVAVRSSATAEDLPDASFAGQQDTYLNIRGPEALIDACKRCFASLFTDRAISYRHDKGFGQFDVYLSIVVQKMVRSDSACSGVMFSIDTESGFKDAVFLTGAWGLGENVVQGAVNPDEYYIFKPTLKEGKRPIVGKRVGTKEIKMIYNPDSNAEEPVKNVETTAEERGSYILSDDEILQLARWACIIEDHYGRPMDIEWAKDGDGQAVGTGNLFIVQARPETVHSQACKRTMETYVLKQKGTVLASGQAVGAKIGQGVTRILNDVSQIHDFKAGEVLVTDMTDPDWEPIMKTAGAIVTNRGGRTCHAAIISRELGIPCVIGTENGTQMIQNGQQVTVSCAEGETGHIYDGLLEFAVETLDLDNIPVTRTKVMMNVGLPEKAFVEGQLPNEGVGLAREEFIINSHIGIHPMALINYEKLCELSEVDDEVLEIVEDINARTTAYPHDKRQYFIDKLAEGVGRIGAGFYPKDVIVRLSDFKSNEYANLIGGHLYEPEESNPMIGWRGASRYYDPRYRAAFDLECKALLKARNEMGLTNIKLMVPFCRTPEEGRKVIEVMRENGLVQGENGLEVYVMCEIPSNVIAADAFCDVFDGFSIGSNDLTQLTLGLDRDSDLVAHIYNERNEAVKTLIKMVIATARRRGRKIGICGQAPSDFPDFATFLVEEGIDSISLVSDTVVKTRLAIAAKERELGIAP from the coding sequence ATGGAAAACCGACACGATACAGCACTGATTCTTTGGTTTGATGAAATCGGCATCGAGGACGTGCCGATGGTGGGCGGCAAGAACGCTTCCTTGGGCGAAATGCATCAGAAGTTAACTTCCAAGGGGGTGGCGGTGCCCAACGGCTACGCCATCACTGCCTATGCCTATCGTTATTTACTCCAGGAGGCAGGGGTCGAGGCGGCTATCCGTGACGCCCTGGCGGGTCTCGATACCCATGATCTGCACAACCTCCAAGCCCGCGGTGCCAAGGTGCGGAACATTATCCGCAACGCCGAATTCCCCGCAGATTTGCGCCAGGCGATTATCAGCGCCTATCAAAAAATGGAGGAAGAGTACGGACAAAACGTGGATGTGGCTGTTCGTTCGTCCGCAACTGCCGAGGATCTTCCCGACGCCTCTTTTGCCGGTCAGCAGGACACCTACCTCAACATCCGCGGCCCTGAGGCGCTCATCGACGCCTGCAAGCGCTGTTTTGCCTCCTTATTCACCGATCGCGCCATTTCCTACCGGCATGACAAAGGGTTCGGCCAATTCGATGTGTATCTGTCGATCGTGGTGCAGAAGATGGTGCGATCCGACTCCGCCTGTTCGGGTGTCATGTTTTCCATCGACACCGAATCCGGGTTCAAGGATGCCGTTTTTCTCACTGGAGCCTGGGGATTGGGAGAAAATGTGGTGCAAGGGGCGGTCAATCCCGACGAATATTACATTTTCAAGCCGACCTTGAAAGAGGGCAAGCGGCCGATCGTCGGTAAGCGGGTAGGGACCAAGGAAATCAAGATGATCTACAATCCCGATTCGAACGCCGAGGAACCGGTGAAGAACGTGGAAACCACGGCGGAGGAACGCGGCTCCTACATCCTCAGTGACGACGAGATCCTGCAACTGGCGCGTTGGGCCTGTATCATCGAGGACCACTACGGCCGACCCATGGACATCGAATGGGCCAAGGATGGCGATGGCCAGGCAGTGGGTACCGGTAATTTGTTCATCGTCCAGGCCCGGCCGGAGACCGTTCATTCCCAGGCCTGCAAACGGACTATGGAAACCTACGTGCTCAAGCAAAAGGGTACCGTGCTGGCAAGCGGTCAAGCGGTCGGCGCCAAGATCGGTCAGGGCGTGACCCGGATTCTCAACGATGTCAGCCAGATTCATGACTTCAAGGCCGGCGAGGTCCTGGTCACCGATATGACCGACCCGGATTGGGAACCGATCATGAAGACCGCCGGCGCCATCGTCACCAACCGCGGTGGCCGGACCTGTCACGCGGCGATTATTTCTCGCGAGTTGGGTATCCCCTGCGTCATCGGCACTGAAAATGGCACGCAGATGATTCAAAACGGCCAGCAGGTCACCGTTTCCTGCGCCGAGGGGGAGACGGGGCATATTTATGACGGATTGCTCGAATTCGCTGTCGAAACCCTGGATCTCGACAACATCCCCGTTACGCGCACCAAGGTGATGATGAATGTCGGTCTACCGGAAAAAGCCTTTGTCGAGGGGCAATTGCCCAACGAAGGGGTTGGTTTGGCGCGTGAGGAATTCATCATCAACTCCCACATCGGCATTCACCCGATGGCCCTGATCAACTACGAAAAGCTGTGCGAACTCTCCGAGGTGGACGACGAGGTGCTTGAGATCGTCGAGGACATCAACGCTCGCACCACGGCATACCCGCACGACAAGCGTCAGTATTTCATCGATAAACTGGCCGAGGGAGTGGGGCGGATTGGTGCCGGTTTCTATCCCAAGGATGTGATTGTCCGGCTTTCGGACTTCAAATCCAATGAGTACGCCAATCTCATCGGCGGTCATCTCTACGAGCCGGAGGAATCAAATCCAATGATTGGCTGGCGCGGTGCGTCTCGTTATTATGATCCGCGCTATCGAGCCGCCTTTGATCTCGAGTGCAAGGCTCTCCTTAAGGCGCGCAACGAAATGGGGTTGACCAACATCAAGCTGATGGTCCCGTTCTGCCGTACTCCGGAGGAGGGGCGCAAGGTCATCGAGGTGATGCGGGAAAACGGCCTGGTGCAGGGTGAAAACGGGTTGGAGGTCTACGTAATGTGCGAGATTCCGTCCAATGTCATCGCCGCCGATGCCTTCTGCGATGTGTTTGATGGTTTTTCCATCGGCTCCAATGATTTGACGCAGCTGACGCTCGGTCTTGACCGGGACTCCGATTTGGTTGCGCATATTTACAACGAGCGCAACGAGGCGGTGAAAACACTGATCAAGATGGTGATCGCCACCGCCAGGCGACGTGGTCGAAAGATCGGTATCTGCGGGCAGGCGCCGTCGGATTTCCCTGATTTCGCCACATTCCTCGTGGAGGAAGGGATCGACTCCATCAGCTTGGTCTCGGATACGGTGGTCAAAACCCGATTGGCCATTGCCGCCAAGGAGCGTGAACTGGGTATCGCTCCTTAA
- a CDS encoding phosphoglucomutase — protein sequence MSIDHEIREICNRYIVENKHKESQYFDAIKRLVAARNQATATDRPQWQAAIDHVYELIRDEMLTNAGQPLQRIKFGTSGWRGTLGKDLFVRSVAVVTAAILGLYREAETNAAMRLALGVHSFAEMQRRGGVVGFDNRFGGPLLAQAVVNVLCANGVKVFYAGEATTGALSASVLIHKAAFSINLTPSHNPLEYGGFKYNAADAGPASPLLTDTITQLARDYIGSQRVPFIPAGLNLARSLSELPALVSEDALASWQQLVRKGFDRHGIDYDRLLTEFAHDHDVVVCVDAVHGAARNYIARLLDNPPTNRLILLRDTEDPTFGGIAPEPSSANMQPVLTTLASRSEPLKIGAIIDPDGDRIRFTDGTVEISMNQFGAMAYHFLHEIKKKKGMVAKTVASSNLANALAAQLGEEIFEPKVGFKEFKPVINKALVYFEESDGISITGHTPEKDAFIGLILAIDMVLTLRKPLGQYLADIEAAFGHYYPDRDGVTVSKQGDSLLQALDQLRHYGPGSHVQVGEDLKTITQVIDIDGRKMILDDGSWIMIRPSGTEPKVRFYVEARSREETALLVKSAKSMLAETGLLP from the coding sequence ATGAGCATCGACCATGAGATTCGGGAAATTTGCAACCGCTACATAGTTGAAAACAAACACAAAGAAAGCCAATATTTCGATGCCATCAAACGCCTCGTGGCGGCCCGCAATCAGGCCACGGCCACGGATCGGCCGCAATGGCAGGCAGCGATCGACCACGTGTACGAGCTGATTCGGGACGAGATGTTGACCAATGCGGGACAACCTTTGCAACGCATCAAATTCGGCACGTCCGGCTGGCGGGGCACCCTGGGCAAGGATCTCTTTGTCCGCTCGGTGGCGGTGGTCACCGCCGCCATTCTCGGCCTTTACCGGGAAGCCGAGACCAATGCGGCAATGCGTCTTGCCCTGGGCGTGCACAGTTTTGCTGAAATGCAGCGGCGCGGCGGCGTGGTCGGTTTTGACAACCGTTTCGGCGGTCCCTTGCTGGCCCAAGCTGTGGTCAATGTTCTCTGTGCCAATGGGGTCAAGGTATTCTATGCCGGCGAGGCCACCACCGGGGCACTCTCGGCCTCGGTGCTGATCCACAAGGCAGCCTTCTCCATCAATCTCACCCCAAGCCACAATCCGCTGGAATACGGAGGCTTCAAATATAACGCCGCCGATGCAGGTCCGGCCTCGCCCCTTCTGACCGATACCATCACTCAACTGGCCCGCGACTACATCGGCAGCCAACGGGTACCGTTCATCCCCGCAGGACTGAATCTCGCCCGCTCACTCAGCGAGCTGCCCGCTCTCGTTTCCGAGGATGCCCTGGCCAGTTGGCAGCAACTGGTGCGCAAGGGTTTTGATCGGCACGGCATTGACTATGACCGGCTGCTGACCGAATTTGCTCATGACCACGACGTGGTGGTGTGCGTCGATGCCGTCCATGGCGCGGCCCGCAACTATATTGCCCGCCTGCTCGACAATCCGCCCACCAATCGGCTGATTCTGCTGCGCGACACCGAAGACCCCACCTTTGGCGGCATTGCCCCGGAGCCCTCCTCGGCCAACATGCAGCCCGTGCTCACCACCTTGGCGAGCCGCAGTGAACCGCTGAAAATTGGGGCGATCATTGATCCAGACGGCGACCGTATCCGCTTCACCGACGGCACGGTTGAGATCTCCATGAATCAGTTCGGAGCCATGGCCTACCATTTCCTCCACGAAATCAAGAAAAAAAAGGGAATGGTGGCGAAGACCGTGGCCTCAAGCAATTTGGCAAACGCCCTGGCCGCGCAACTGGGAGAAGAAATTTTTGAGCCCAAAGTCGGATTCAAGGAGTTCAAGCCGGTGATCAACAAGGCATTGGTGTATTTCGAGGAGTCGGACGGCATTTCCATCACCGGCCACACCCCGGAAAAAGATGCCTTCATCGGACTAATCCTGGCCATCGACATGGTCCTGACACTGCGCAAGCCCCTGGGGCAATATCTGGCCGACATCGAGGCAGCTTTTGGTCACTACTACCCGGATCGGGACGGTGTCACCGTCAGCAAGCAGGGCGACAGCCTGCTGCAAGCCCTGGATCAATTGCGGCATTATGGCCCTGGCAGCCATGTCCAGGTGGGGGAAGACCTGAAAACCATCACCCAGGTCATCGACATCGACGGCCGCAAAATGATCCTTGACGATGGTTCTTGGATCATGATCCGGCCCTCAGGCACCGAACCCAAGGTTCGGTTTTATGTGGAGGCGAGAAGCCGGGAGGAAACAGCCCTGCTGGTAAAAAGTGCCAAATCGATGCTTGCCGAAACCGGACTCCTGCCCTAA